One Fictibacillus halophilus genomic window, ACCCGCTACTATCGCTATTTCACCAATGGTTAACCCAATTAGCCACTTCAACAAATAGACAATCCCTTATTAAAGCGGTCCCATTGCTATTCACTCTATAGTTAGTCACGTTTTCCATATTATCTTGACTAATAGCTTCAAATGTTTTGGTCTGGCCTGGCTCAATATTATTAACTACCCCATTTGCTGTCCCGACGATATTTCGATTTTGATTATAAAAGGTAACGATAAATGAATACGAATGTGATTTATTATCATGATTTGTAGTTTCTCCAGAAACGGTTGTCAGTCCATAATCGTTTTGGTAAACAATTTTATCAAATGAAATCTTTGATTCCGCATTAGTATTAGTAGGTGAAGGAATATCCATTAAGTTAGTACCGACTGTGCTTGGACTCATAATTGCAGAGGTGATTCCATAAGAATAGCAAGTGTAAGTCCAATTAGAATCGCACTTAATTTTAAAATAACACGAGAAAAGTTCTTTAAAATGCGATTAGGATATTCACCACCGCCGAATGCACAAACAAATAATAAAACAACATTAACTACGGGTATGGAAAGTAACAGCATGATGCCCATCCATTGATTTACAACTGCATTAAGACTATCTTTCCTCTTGTTTAAAATTAGTAGATTCCAAATCTTTATTCCCTCTTCATAAACGCTCTTCATTTCTATATTGTATATTTTACCAAATATGGTAGTATAAAAGTATGATTAAAATCCAGATAAAGGTAAACTTATTAAAAAATAAGGACGAAAAGCCACGGGTCTAAGGTCTTAAGTACTATGATAACCGGGTTGCCAAAGGTGAAATATTTTTTAAGAACCTACGGCTTTTTTAGTAGGTTTTTTATTATGTAGGGGGAGAAAGATGGGATTCTTAAAGGGATTGGGAAAAGTGGCTGGACAAGTGGCCGGCGGAGTAGTTGGTGGCACTGTAAAAATTATCGGGGAAGCCACAAATAATAAATTCATCCAAGAGATTGGTGATGGCGTTTATCATGCGTCTGTACAAGCTGGTGAATTAGCAGGACAAGCTGCCAGTGGTCTAGTAGATGTAGCTTCTGGGATTATACAACAAGACAATTCTAAGATCGATGATGGTTTTTCCGATATTGGAAAAGCAGTCGGGACTACAGCTAAGGGTGTGGGAAGAACAATCGTAACCGTTGCTGAAAATGGTGGGACTCTTGTAAAAGGAATTTTAGAGAATGATACCACCTTATTAAAAGATGGTGCTAAAGGGCTTGTAAAGACAGCTGCTGTTGTTACACTTGCCGTTGGTGTCGTTGATATGGTAGATGGTTCAGATGCAGTGGCAGCAAGTGAATTGCCAGAAACTCCAACTAATGATAGTGATGTTCAGCATGTTGATCCACACTGGAGAACGTTAGAAGATGGCAGACAGATTTGGGTTGATGGTGATGGAGATACGACAAATAACCTTTCAGCAGACGAAGGCGGAGGCTATTTCCGTTCAGGTTCTGAAACTACACTACCAAATCATGATGAATCTGTTGCTTCCACTTCTAATGTACATCACGTTGAACCGCATTGGAGAATATTAGAGAACGGCGAACAAATCTGGGTTGATGGGGACGGCGATACTTCTACTAACCTTACTGAAGAACAAGGCGGAGGATACTTCAGATCAAACCCTGATGGCATTCTTTCAAACAACTTAGACAAATAAAAGGGGCAACATATAACCATGGAATTTTTAGGATTTTTAATTTCAATTATCATTACGATCTATTTAGCGATTAATGCACCGAAATACAACAAGAATCCCTGGCTTTGGGCGATTCTAGGATTCTTCTTTGGCTTAATTACATTGGGGATTTTCCTTATCAAAACGGGGCGTAAAGGTTTAGGGTGGCTTTTAGTTATTATTTCCTCTATTTTCTATGTCTTTGTTCTTATAGGTATACTAACCCTATTTGCAGCCTTAATGGTTTCTCCTTATTGATTTGAACTCCTCAATTCATCTTGCATGAATTGGGGTTTTTTTTTTAAGGCACTTCATCTAGCAATTGAAGTCGTCACAACATTAATAAACGAATAATTTAAACCGATATAACAACGAAAAGTATAAATCGAGGTGAACATTCAAACTATGAAAAAAGCTCTTATCCCCTCTTTGCTCGTAACTATTGTCCTTATATTAGGTATGTCGCTTGCCTACTTTATGTATACACTTGAACAATCAAAGCAAGATAAAGGATCAACTCCTGAAGTAAAAACAGAAATTGTAACAAAAGAAGTAAAAGTGCCTGTTAAAGTTCCTGCAACGATTCCTGAAAAAAGCAGCTTGAAAAAGATTATTAAAAGTACACAAAATAAAGTCGTTCAGATTGAGACTTCCTCTGGATCACTAGGTTCAGGTTTCCTATATAACAAAAGAGGCGATATTGTGACAAACGCTCATGTGGTGGATTACGAAGTTGATGTGACAATCAGGACAAGTGATCAGCAAACTTATCAAGGGAAAGTGATTGGCAGAAGTGATGAGACGGATATTGCTCTTGTTCGTGTACCTGAATTGGCAAATAGCACTCCGCTAAAAATAAAACAAGAAAAAGCAGAGCTTGGTGATGACGTTGTTGCGATGGGAAGTCCACTTGGTCTGCAAAATACCGTTACGGTTGGAATTATTAGCGGTTTGGACCGCTCCTTTGAAGTAGATGCTTTTCAATATGATAACTTGTACCAGATCACAGCACCGATATCACCAGGAAATAGCGGCGGTCCAATCGTTAGTGGTGCAGATGGATCTGTGATAGGTATTAACTCTGTAAAACATACAACGGAACATATTGGCTTCAGCATACCGATTTATACCGTGCTATCTACTTTAAAAAGTTGGTCTAACCATCCTATGAATCTCTCAGACTACGAAGAAGAGTATGAGTATGAGGTACCAGAGTATGATGGAGATTTAGCTGAGGATTATGAGGATTATGAGGATTACAAAGAGTATGAAGAAGAAGAAGAAACATATGATGA contains:
- a CDS encoding FxLYD domain-containing protein; this translates as MDIPSPTNTNAESKISFDKIVYQNDYGLTTVSGETTNHDNKSHSYSFIVTFYNQNRNIVGTANGVVNNIEPGQTKTFEAISQDNMENVTNYRVNSNGTALIRDCLFVEVANWVNHW
- a CDS encoding S1C family serine protease, which encodes MKKALIPSLLVTIVLILGMSLAYFMYTLEQSKQDKGSTPEVKTEIVTKEVKVPVKVPATIPEKSSLKKIIKSTQNKVVQIETSSGSLGSGFLYNKRGDIVTNAHVVDYEVDVTIRTSDQQTYQGKVIGRSDETDIALVRVPELANSTPLKIKQEKAELGDDVVAMGSPLGLQNTVTVGIISGLDRSFEVDAFQYDNLYQITAPISPGNSGGPIVSGADGSVIGINSVKHTTEHIGFSIPIYTVLSTLKSWSNHPMNLSDYEEEYEYEVPEYDGDLAEDYEDYEDYKEYEEEEETYDEYKSYTEPYEGETEYYEYIPDDALTVVYQYYDYVNAGQYELAYDMIGGNWKLSSPSLEEFAAGYAQTSSTTIINPYVYDKGDGTFQVDLTLEAQEYVDDVEQTTQYELSYVVGMEDDVLKLLSGESR